A single window of Streptomyces xanthii DNA harbors:
- a CDS encoding ABC transporter permease: protein MTATPYAVTPRRVLTSEWHKLRTLRSTWLTLALAATVVLAVGIVMGSTYDGDDANIDTIVFTLFGTQISQLCLVVLGILVTAGEYATGLVRATMTAVPRRLPVLWAKAAVFGATAFAVSLTVNTVTFLVAQIWLGETDKALGLTDPGVLTALAGNAAGITLLSVIALALGALCRSVPAAIGAFFGLVLILPEVLGAIGNDVVDSAVRYFPAKSAEALGSIDALAAHNAPLTGLLTLTLWAAAALTAAALLLKRRDV, encoded by the coding sequence ATGACCGCCACGCCCTACGCCGTCACCCCGCGCCGCGTCCTCACCTCCGAATGGCACAAGCTGCGCACCCTGCGCTCCACCTGGCTCACGCTCGCCCTCGCCGCCACCGTCGTCCTCGCCGTCGGCATCGTCATGGGCTCCACCTACGACGGCGACGACGCGAACATCGACACCATCGTCTTCACCCTCTTCGGCACCCAGATCTCCCAGCTCTGCCTCGTCGTCCTCGGCATCCTCGTCACCGCCGGCGAGTACGCGACCGGCCTGGTCCGCGCCACCATGACCGCCGTCCCCCGGCGCCTGCCCGTCCTGTGGGCGAAGGCCGCCGTCTTCGGCGCCACCGCGTTCGCCGTCTCCCTCACCGTCAACACCGTCACGTTCCTCGTCGCCCAGATCTGGCTCGGCGAGACCGACAAGGCCCTCGGCCTCACCGACCCGGGCGTCCTCACCGCCCTCGCGGGCAACGCCGCGGGGATCACCCTGCTCAGCGTCATCGCCCTCGCCCTCGGCGCCCTGTGCCGTTCCGTCCCCGCCGCGATCGGCGCCTTCTTCGGCCTCGTCCTGATCCTCCCCGAGGTCCTCGGCGCCATCGGCAACGACGTGGTGGACAGCGCCGTACGGTACTTCCCCGCCAAGTCCGCCGAAGCGCTCGGCTCCATCGACGCCCTCGCCGCCCACAACGCCCCGCTCACCGGCCTGCTCACCCTCACCCTGTGGGCCGCCGCCGCGCTCACCGCAGCCGCGCTCCTTCTCAAGCGCCGCGACGTGTGA
- a CDS encoding ABC transporter ATP-binding protein, which yields MTIRAHGLTKRYGDKTVVDDLTFTVEPGTITGFLGPNGAGKSTTMRMLLGLDTPTAGRATIGGRAYVTHPAPLTEAGALLEAKAVHPGRTAFHHLMALAHTHGIPRSRVEHVLDLTGLTDVATKRVKGFSLGMGQRLGIAAALIGDPATVILDEPVNGLDPEGVLWIRTLLKSLAAQGRTVLVSSHLMSETAQTADRLVVIGRGRLLADTTVADLVRTSGAAYVHVVTPDTDRLRTLLTGATDITAETPDTLHVRGLTAQDIGHIAAAHAVPLHELTPRTASLEQAFMDLTHDTVEYQATTPARLTGAAA from the coding sequence ATGACGATCCGAGCGCACGGCCTCACCAAACGCTACGGCGACAAGACCGTCGTCGACGACCTGACCTTCACCGTCGAACCCGGCACCATCACCGGCTTCCTCGGCCCCAACGGCGCCGGCAAGTCCACGACGATGCGCATGCTCCTCGGCCTCGACACCCCGACCGCAGGCCGCGCCACCATCGGCGGCCGCGCCTACGTCACCCACCCCGCTCCGCTCACCGAGGCCGGCGCCCTCCTGGAGGCCAAGGCCGTCCACCCCGGACGCACCGCCTTCCACCACCTCATGGCCCTCGCCCACACCCACGGCATCCCGCGCTCCCGCGTCGAGCACGTCCTCGACCTCACCGGCCTCACCGACGTCGCGACCAAGCGCGTCAAGGGCTTCTCCCTCGGCATGGGCCAGCGCCTCGGCATCGCCGCCGCCCTGATCGGCGACCCCGCCACCGTCATCCTCGACGAACCCGTCAACGGCCTCGACCCCGAGGGCGTCCTGTGGATCCGCACCCTCCTCAAGTCCCTCGCCGCACAAGGCCGCACCGTCCTCGTCTCCTCCCACCTCATGTCCGAGACCGCCCAGACCGCCGACCGTCTCGTCGTCATCGGCCGCGGCCGCCTCCTCGCCGACACCACCGTCGCCGACCTCGTCCGCACCTCCGGCGCCGCCTACGTCCACGTCGTCACCCCCGACACCGACCGGCTCCGCACCCTGCTGACCGGCGCCACCGACATCACCGCCGAGACCCCCGACACCCTCCACGTACGCGGCCTCACCGCCCAGGACATCGGCCACATCGCCGCCGCCCACGCCGTCCCGCTCCACGAACTCACCCCGCGCACCGCGTCCCTGGAGCAAGCCTTCATGGACCTCACCCACGACACCGTCGAGTACCAGGCCACCACCCCTGCCCGCCTCACCGGAGCCGCCGCATGA